One genomic segment of uncultured Desulfobacter sp. includes these proteins:
- a CDS encoding hemolysin family protein, with amino-acid sequence MSFQLTLLCVCLFLSGFFSMSETALFSISKVKAFHISKDGSNSGRLIMEMKEDSHTLLTTILIGNNLVNIGASSLATSLAIVHFQTNAVGIATGVMTLLILVFGEIFPKSFATHNNVLVSRAVIYPIYWLSKILWPLIFVLNFIPKLHGIIDNPQETVTEDELMTMVEVVEGEGEIKEEEMEYITNIFEFDDTYCSEIMTPRADMFVVDAGGGLDIPKVLSTGFSRIPVIEDTIDNIVGILHIKDLFSRYLENNGSEANPDSLDVKAIMKKPYFIPESKKLDSLLKAFKAKKSHMAVVVDEYGGVSGIVTLEDVVEEIFGEIADESDQNTPDIVQIKGNKWLVLGKTDIYHLNKELNLGIPESVNYDTVSGFFLELVERIPKPGESVRMNNWDFSVKDMDGNRIQSFIIKPVEEP; translated from the coding sequence ATGAGTTTCCAACTGACCCTGTTATGTGTCTGCCTTTTTCTGTCAGGTTTTTTTTCCATGTCTGAAACAGCGCTTTTTTCCATATCCAAAGTCAAAGCCTTTCATATTTCTAAAGATGGTTCAAATTCGGGTCGGCTTATTATGGAGATGAAGGAAGACTCCCACACCCTTTTGACCACCATTCTCATAGGCAATAACCTGGTAAACATCGGTGCATCATCCCTTGCCACATCTCTTGCCATTGTTCATTTTCAGACTAATGCCGTGGGGATTGCCACTGGCGTCATGACACTTCTGATTCTTGTTTTTGGGGAAATTTTTCCAAAATCCTTTGCCACTCACAACAATGTCTTAGTTTCAAGGGCAGTCATATATCCCATATATTGGTTGTCAAAAATTTTATGGCCTTTGATTTTTGTTCTTAATTTCATCCCTAAATTACACGGTATCATAGACAATCCCCAGGAAACCGTGACCGAAGATGAGTTGATGACTATGGTGGAAGTGGTGGAAGGGGAAGGTGAAATCAAGGAGGAAGAGATGGAATACATCACCAATATCTTTGAATTTGATGATACCTATTGTTCTGAAATTATGACACCTCGGGCAGACATGTTTGTGGTGGATGCGGGTGGAGGTCTGGATATTCCAAAGGTCCTAAGCACAGGGTTTTCACGCATTCCGGTTATTGAAGATACCATAGATAATATTGTAGGGATTCTGCATATCAAGGATCTATTTTCCAGATACCTGGAAAATAACGGTTCCGAGGCCAACCCGGACAGCCTCGACGTCAAAGCGATTATGAAAAAACCGTATTTCATTCCGGAATCAAAGAAATTGGATTCATTGCTTAAAGCTTTTAAAGCAAAAAAGAGCCATATGGCTGTTGTGGTTGATGAATATGGTGGTGTGTCCGGTATTGTAACCCTTGAGGATGTGGTTGAAGAAATTTTTGGAGAAATTGCCGACGAGTCCGATCAAAATACACCGGACATTGTCCAGATTAAAGGAAATAAATGGCTGGTGTTAGGTAAAACAGATATATATCATCTCAACAAAGAATTGAATTTGGGCATTCCCGAATCTGTAAACTATGATACGGTCTCGGGATTTTTCCTGGAACTTGTGGAGCGTATCCCCAAGCCCGGGGAATCCGTCCGCATGAATAACTGGGACTTTTCAGTAAAGGACATGGATGGCAACCGGATTCAGTCGTTTATTATTAAACCGGTAGAAGAACCTTGA
- the pheA gene encoding prephenate dehydratase: MTDRETKQKEKQIGEGTSSLSPLRGEIDRIDERILELINQRLEIGKKVGEIKKQKGSQILDRARERMVIDRLSQLNPGPADESLIQYIFNVIITATREIQKPKTIGYLGPVASHSHIAALHYFNHCGEFVEQPSFFDIFNNIKRKELHFGIVPVENSIEGAVNYTLDLFAEFDIHITAEHYESVSHDLLSITGELKDVKTVYSHPQAIAQSKNWLKKHLPHAIVMETTSTSNAALMASKDEQIAAIASGKAAHFYNLLPVASRIQDRAGNITRFLVIGGDRPERTGNDKTSIMFATNHTPGALFRAISPVNRAGLNMVKLESRPTRHYNWSYHFFMDIEGHIQDEIVFQTIEQIRSQALYLKVLGSYPIMSKQEISHD, translated from the coding sequence ATGACAGATCGTGAAACTAAGCAAAAAGAAAAACAAATCGGGGAGGGGACTTCCTCACTCTCTCCGCTTCGTGGGGAAATTGACCGCATTGATGAGCGCATTCTTGAACTGATCAACCAACGCCTTGAGATCGGTAAAAAAGTAGGGGAGATTAAAAAACAAAAAGGCAGTCAGATCCTGGACCGGGCCCGGGAACGCATGGTGATTGACCGGCTTTCCCAGTTGAATCCCGGCCCTGCGGATGAAAGCCTGATCCAGTATATTTTCAATGTGATCATTACAGCCACACGGGAAATCCAAAAACCTAAAACCATTGGTTATTTGGGGCCTGTTGCCAGTCATTCTCATATTGCAGCCCTTCATTATTTTAATCACTGCGGGGAATTTGTTGAACAGCCCAGTTTTTTCGATATTTTCAACAATATTAAACGAAAAGAACTTCATTTCGGCATTGTCCCTGTTGAAAATTCCATTGAAGGGGCTGTTAACTATACCCTTGATCTGTTTGCCGAATTTGATATTCATATTACAGCAGAGCATTATGAGTCCGTTTCCCATGATCTGTTATCCATCACCGGGGAACTCAAAGACGTTAAAACCGTTTATTCCCACCCCCAGGCCATTGCCCAGAGCAAAAACTGGTTGAAGAAACACCTGCCCCATGCCATAGTCATGGAGACCACCTCCACATCAAATGCGGCACTGATGGCCTCAAAGGATGAACAGATTGCCGCCATTGCATCGGGCAAAGCGGCTCATTTTTATAACTTGCTGCCGGTGGCATCAAGAATACAGGACCGTGCCGGGAACATTACGCGGTTTCTTGTGATTGGGGGAGATCGTCCGGAAAGAACAGGAAATGATAAAACTTCAATTATGTTTGCCACGAATCACACGCCGGGCGCCCTTTTCAGAGCGATTTCGCCTGTGAACCGAGCCGGCCTGAACATGGTTAAACTTGAATCCAGGCCCACGCGCCACTATAACTGGAGCTATCATTTTTTCATGGATATTGAAGGGCACATTCAGGACGAAATTGTATTTCAAACCATTGAACAGATTCGAAGCCAGGCCCTGTATTTAAAGGTGTTGGGGTCATACCCGATTATGTCAAAACAGGAGATATCACATGATTGA
- a CDS encoding shikimate dehydrogenase gives MIDAATRLYCVFGNPVRHSKGPVIHNAAFKNKGINAVYLAFEVQDAAKAAQAVRTLDIQGASVTIPFKESIMEHIDWIDPTARAIGAVNTIVNEDGVLKGYNTDCQAAVAPLVPFGISEKTVCIVGAGGAARAVAHGIAVQNGNIIITNRTEKKGQALAETVNARFIPVNEMANIQADVVINTTSIGMIPKADKISFPPEALTSEMVVMDVVYTPLRTRLLEAAEQKGCKTIDGLSMFIAQAAAQFELWTGTTPDTDLMRNIIIND, from the coding sequence ATGATTGACGCTGCCACCCGGTTATATTGTGTATTTGGAAATCCTGTCAGGCACTCCAAGGGCCCTGTAATTCATAATGCAGCGTTTAAAAATAAGGGCATCAATGCCGTTTACCTTGCCTTTGAGGTGCAGGATGCAGCCAAAGCGGCACAGGCTGTGCGCACGCTGGATATCCAAGGCGCTTCCGTGACCATTCCTTTCAAGGAATCCATCATGGAACATATTGATTGGATCGACCCCACAGCCCGGGCCATTGGTGCCGTAAACACCATAGTCAATGAAGACGGCGTATTAAAAGGCTATAATACCGATTGTCAGGCGGCTGTTGCACCCCTTGTTCCCTTTGGTATTTCAGAAAAAACCGTTTGTATTGTGGGTGCAGGCGGCGCAGCCCGGGCTGTGGCCCACGGTATTGCAGTCCAAAATGGGAATATCATCATTACCAATCGAACGGAAAAAAAAGGGCAGGCTCTTGCTGAAACGGTTAACGCACGGTTTATACCTGTCAATGAGATGGCAAATATACAGGCAGATGTGGTAATCAACACCACAAGTATCGGCATGATACCTAAAGCGGACAAAATAAGCTTTCCGCCGGAAGCATTAACATCTGAAATGGTGGTGATGGATGTGGTGTACACCCCGTTGAGGACCCGGCTGCTTGAAGCGGCGGAACAAAAGGGCTGTAAAACCATTGACGGCCTGTCCATGTTCATTGCCCAGGCAGCAGCTCAGTTTGAATTATGGACAGGTACGACGCCTGATACGGACCTGATGCGAAATATTATTATTAATGATTAA
- the lpxA gene encoding acyl-ACP--UDP-N-acetylglucosamine O-acyltransferase yields MTQPIKPIHPTAIIDSSARIDENVTIGPYTIVKGDVTIGSGTTIGPYCTIEDHVTIGPDCNIFQYASIGGAPQDLKFHGETTHLIIGRGSIIREFVTINRGTGFGGGLTEVGEENYLMAYTHVAHDCKTGKGVILANNSTLAGHIEIGNYATVGGLVAIHQFVKIGDYAYIGGKSAVVKDIPPFVIAAGDRATLHGLNNVGLKRHNFETSVIRQLKKAYRIFFRIGLTVTQAVERTKAEVEQLPEVVFFSEFIKTSNRGVTR; encoded by the coding sequence ATGACTCAACCGATTAAACCAATACATCCAACGGCAATCATTGATTCATCTGCCAGGATAGATGAGAATGTCACCATTGGCCCTTATACCATTGTCAAAGGAGATGTTACCATTGGATCCGGCACAACTATAGGGCCTTACTGCACTATTGAGGACCATGTTACCATCGGACCGGACTGTAATATTTTTCAGTACGCCTCCATTGGTGGCGCGCCCCAGGATCTCAAATTTCACGGAGAAACCACCCATCTTATTATTGGCAGGGGCTCCATTATCCGTGAATTTGTCACCATTAACAGGGGGACGGGTTTCGGCGGAGGCCTCACCGAGGTGGGTGAAGAAAATTATCTGATGGCCTACACTCATGTTGCCCATGACTGTAAAACCGGCAAAGGTGTCATTCTTGCCAATAACTCAACCCTTGCAGGACATATTGAAATCGGAAACTATGCCACTGTAGGTGGTCTGGTGGCCATTCATCAATTTGTCAAAATCGGAGACTATGCTTACATCGGCGGTAAATCCGCTGTGGTAAAAGACATTCCGCCCTTTGTCATTGCCGCAGGTGACAGGGCCACCCTGCATGGACTGAATAATGTGGGCCTCAAGCGCCATAATTTTGAAACTTCCGTTATCCGCCAGTTGAAAAAAGCGTACCGGATATTTTTTCGGATTGGACTGACAGTGACCCAGGCAGTGGAAAGAACCAAAGCAGAAGTTGAACAACTCCCTGAAGTCGTGTTCTTTAGTGAATTTATAAAAACTTCCAATCGTGGAGTGACACGTTAA
- the lpxB gene encoding lipid-A-disaccharide synthase: MNKAHGLTWSIDTQIQPNTETIRHIMILAGEPSGDFHGAALVRSLKQLCPGTRITGIGGKAMAGQGADIFFPIDKLSAMGLFQVIKQLGTIKQAFSLVKRRLKTDPPDAVVLIDYPGFNLKTASFIKQHYDIPVCYYIAPKVWAWNSRRLDSIAKFTDHVALIFPFEIPIYKAQKISATYVGNPLVDEYPQSLPILHKKNKKGLSDDLIIGLLPGSRSAEIDKLLPVMLDSAGSIAKKYPHLKFLISSGIIQHEKRIKDIVSQHPNSDLCRIVTGRPKQIFDQADLVIATSGTVTLEAALNLVPTVIIYKMSSVAYQLAKLLVKTKYIGLANLIVGRQVMPELIQDNANAGTISETVLLMLPELENHRKQLHQVRRRLGLPGAPKRTATIIFNLIHKNEAKHKNYLPMPKVPV; the protein is encoded by the coding sequence ATGAATAAAGCTCATGGGTTAACCTGGTCTATCGACACCCAGATACAACCCAATACAGAAACGATCCGGCATATCATGATCCTTGCCGGAGAACCTTCAGGCGATTTCCACGGAGCAGCCCTGGTGCGGTCATTAAAACAACTTTGCCCAGGTACCCGAATCACAGGTATCGGTGGTAAAGCCATGGCAGGGCAGGGGGCGGACATTTTCTTCCCCATTGACAAGCTGTCTGCCATGGGGCTTTTTCAAGTGATCAAGCAGTTAGGCACTATTAAACAAGCTTTTTCCCTTGTTAAGCGACGATTAAAAACAGATCCCCCTGATGCTGTTGTACTCATTGACTATCCGGGTTTTAATTTGAAAACCGCTAGCTTTATTAAACAGCATTATGATATTCCTGTCTGTTATTATATTGCACCAAAGGTCTGGGCCTGGAATTCAAGACGCCTGGATTCCATTGCAAAATTCACGGACCATGTCGCACTGATCTTTCCTTTTGAAATCCCTATTTATAAAGCCCAAAAAATTTCTGCCACCTATGTGGGAAATCCCTTGGTGGATGAATATCCCCAAAGCCTGCCGATTTTACATAAAAAAAATAAAAAAGGCCTGTCCGATGATCTAATTATCGGCCTGCTTCCGGGTTCGAGATCAGCAGAAATTGATAAACTGCTCCCTGTCATGCTGGATTCCGCCGGCAGTATTGCAAAAAAATATCCCCATCTAAAGTTTCTTATTTCCTCCGGCATTATACAGCATGAAAAACGTATTAAAGATATTGTTTCTCAACATCCAAACAGCGATTTATGCCGGATTGTAACAGGACGGCCAAAACAGATTTTTGACCAGGCAGACCTTGTGATCGCCACATCGGGAACAGTTACGCTGGAAGCGGCTTTAAATCTTGTACCTACTGTCATAATTTATAAAATGTCCTCTGTTGCCTACCAGCTTGCAAAACTGCTTGTGAAAACCAAATACATCGGACTGGCCAATCTGATTGTCGGCCGCCAGGTGATGCCGGAGCTGATCCAGGACAATGCCAATGCCGGAACCATCAGTGAAACCGTCTTGTTAATGCTACCTGAACTTGAGAATCATAGAAAGCAACTTCATCAGGTCCGCAGACGATTAGGTCTGCCGGGCGCTCCGAAACGCACGGCAACCATTATATTTAACCTGATTCACAAAAATGAGGCAAAACACAAAAATTATTTACCGATGCCAAAAGTACCTGTTTGA
- the lpxI gene encoding UDP-2,3-diacylglucosamine diphosphatase LpxI (LpxI, functionally equivalent to LpxH, replaces it in LPS biosynthesis in a minority of bacteria.), producing the protein MNDLEGNSCSSNIGLIAGGGQFPLLFTQKARANGYKVIGAGFHSETDPQLAQLTHRFEWLYLGQLSKLIRYFKSHGVTRALLMGSISKANIFKDIRPDFKALAFIAKTAGTHDDNILSSFADFLEKQGITLVPSTFLLPELISPKGCWTKRKPDRSEKKDIQQGWKLAKAVGLLDIGQCLVISNGTVLAVEAIDGTDATIERGGRLSRGNGATVVKLSKPHQDLRFDLPSSGCTTIETMHRSGVNVLVLEAEKSISFDREKMIALADNYNICITAMTEDEIHE; encoded by the coding sequence ATGAACGACCTCGAAGGCAATAGTTGTTCTTCCAACATCGGCCTGATTGCAGGAGGCGGCCAATTTCCGTTGCTTTTTACCCAAAAGGCACGTGCAAACGGTTATAAAGTTATCGGGGCAGGATTCCACAGCGAAACCGACCCCCAACTTGCTCAACTGACCCACCGGTTTGAATGGCTTTATCTTGGCCAGCTCAGCAAACTGATTCGCTATTTTAAATCCCATGGTGTTACCAGGGCACTGCTTATGGGCTCCATCAGCAAGGCTAATATTTTCAAAGATATAAGACCGGATTTCAAAGCCCTTGCTTTTATTGCTAAAACTGCGGGCACACATGATGACAATATCCTTTCATCCTTTGCGGATTTTTTGGAAAAGCAGGGTATTACCCTGGTACCTTCCACCTTTCTTTTGCCGGAGCTTATCAGCCCCAAAGGATGCTGGACAAAACGAAAACCGGACAGATCAGAAAAAAAAGATATCCAGCAGGGATGGAAACTTGCCAAAGCTGTTGGCCTTCTTGATATAGGCCAGTGCCTTGTTATTTCAAATGGTACGGTACTTGCGGTAGAAGCCATTGACGGCACGGACGCCACCATAGAACGGGGAGGGCGACTGAGCCGGGGCAATGGGGCCACAGTTGTAAAACTATCCAAACCACACCAGGATTTACGCTTTGATTTACCTTCATCCGGGTGTACCACCATCGAAACCATGCACCGCTCAGGTGTAAATGTGCTTGTACTTGAAGCTGAAAAGTCAATTTCATTTGACCGTGAAAAAATGATTGCCCTTGCAGATAATTACAATATCTGCATAACCGCTATGACCGAGGATGAGATCCATGAATAA